The nucleotide sequence GGACGGTGCGGATCAGGAGCTTCTCCAGGAAGTCCCAGTCCCCGAGGTCCGTCTCGGTGAAGGAGCCCGCGCCGCGCCAGCCGCCGACCAGGTGGACCAGGCCGTCGATCCGGCCGAACTCCTTCTCGGTCTTCGCGGCCCAGTCGCGGGTGGCGTCCAGGTCGAGCAGGTCGACGGTGTCGCCGACGACCCGGGCGCCGCCGTGGGCGTAGCGGGCGGCGTCGACGGCCTCCACCAGGCGCGCGGGGTCGGCGTCGGACGCGACGACGGTCGCGCCCGCCTCCGCGAGACGCATCAGCGTCGCGCGGCCCGCCGGTCCGGCCGCGCCGGCGACCGCGATGACGGCGCCGTCGAGCGGCCCGCCGTTTCCGTTGGCGTTCATGGGCGACGCCTCCTCCGTGTGCTCCGTACGCGCGCTCACGCGGCGGCCCGCTCGGTCCGCGAGGCGTCGGCGGCGGTGATCCCCTTGGTGTCGGCGATCACGCCCTTCAGCTTCTTGGCGAGGGCCTCAAAGAACATGCTGAGCGGAAACTCGTCCGGAAGCACGTCGTCGAC is from Streptomyces venezuelae ATCC 10712 and encodes:
- a CDS encoding SDR family NAD(P)-dependent oxidoreductase, with translation MNANGNGGPLDGAVIAVAGAAGPAGRATLMRLAEAGATVVASDADPARLVEAVDAARYAHGGARVVGDTVDLLDLDATRDWAAKTEKEFGRIDGLVHLVGGWRGAGSFTETDLGDWDFLEKLLIRTVQHTSLAFHDGLLRSAGRGRYALVSQVGAHKPLANNAAYNAGKAAAEAWTLAMADSFRKLGGDDGPQAAAAILVIKALVHDAMRAERPNAKFAGFTDVTVLADEIAGLWSRPAQEVNGQRLWLTPKP